The Hydrogenobacter thermophilus TK-6 genome window below encodes:
- a CDS encoding zinc-binding dehydrogenase — protein MRAVILKAFGGIENLEYVEDFPKPEIREDEVLIRVKAVALNHLDIWVRMGALAVKPELPHILGSDVSGVVEKVGSLVRNVKEGDEVILSPGLSCGVCYECLSGRDNLCRYYDILGLKTRGGYAEYIKVPSRNVMAKPKNLSFEEAASYPLTFLTVWNALVRKGNIKPYSRVLIWAGSSGVGVAGIQIAKLMGAFVIATAGSEEKAKRCKELGADIVINHYQEDVVKRVRDIFKEGVDLVMDHVGEKTFGRSIECLKKGGKLVFFGTTTGSNAQIDIRYVFVREIELLGTYMGTSADLFKITELFERGLLKPIVDRVFDLKSAREAHSYLEASTHFGKVVLRI, from the coding sequence ATGAGAGCTGTTATACTTAAAGCCTTTGGAGGTATAGAAAACCTTGAGTATGTGGAAGATTTCCCAAAGCCTGAAATAAGGGAAGATGAGGTACTCATAAGAGTAAAAGCTGTTGCCCTCAATCACCTTGACATCTGGGTAAGGATGGGTGCGCTGGCTGTAAAGCCTGAGCTTCCTCACATACTGGGTTCTGATGTAAGCGGTGTGGTAGAAAAGGTGGGGAGTTTAGTAAGAAATGTAAAGGAGGGAGATGAGGTTATTCTGTCGCCGGGGCTATCCTGCGGTGTGTGTTATGAGTGCCTTTCTGGAAGAGACAACCTGTGCAGGTACTATGATATTCTGGGACTGAAGACAAGGGGAGGTTATGCTGAGTATATTAAAGTGCCGTCAAGGAATGTAATGGCTAAACCCAAGAATTTGAGCTTTGAAGAAGCTGCCAGTTATCCTTTAACATTTCTAACCGTCTGGAACGCTCTTGTTAGGAAAGGAAACATAAAGCCTTACAGTAGGGTGCTAATTTGGGCTGGCTCTTCGGGTGTTGGGGTTGCCGGCATACAGATAGCCAAGCTTATGGGTGCCTTTGTAATTGCTACTGCGGGAAGTGAGGAAAAAGCCAAGAGGTGCAAGGAGCTGGGAGCTGATATAGTGATAAACCACTATCAGGAGGATGTGGTCAAGAGAGTAAGGGACATTTTTAAAGAGGGTGTGGACCTGGTGATGGATCATGTGGGAGAAAAGACTTTTGGAAGGAGTATAGAGTGTCTCAAAAAGGGTGGGAAGCTCGTCTTTTTTGGAACCACCACAGGGAGTAATGCACAGATAGACATAAGGTATGTTTTTGTTAGAGAGATAGAGCTTCTTGGCACTTACATGGGTACAAGCGCAGACCTTTTTAAGATAACAGAGCTTTTTGAGAGGGGTCTTTTAAAGCCCATTGTGGACAGAGTCTTTGACCTTAAATCAGCAAGGGAAGCCCACAGCTACCTTGAGGCTTCCACACACTTTGGCAAAGTTGTGCTTAGAATATAA
- the alaS gene encoding alanine--tRNA ligase has protein sequence MFSTDEIRELFLSFFEKKGHVRVRSAPLVPESDPTLLFVNAGMVPFKNVFLGIEKRPYTRAVSCQKCLRVSGKHNDLESVGYTSRHHTFFEMLGNFSFGDYFKKQAIEYAWEFITQYLKLPEDKLYITVFEEDEETYRIWRDDIGLEEGRIWKRGEEDNFWQMGDTGPCGPSSEIHFDKGEGEEGERYLEVWNLVFMQYNRDEKGNLTPLPKPNIDTGMGLERIASVLQKTKTNYEIDIIRPLVAFGEELSQKRYGESFEVDVALRVIADHLRAITFAISDGVLPSNVGRGYVIRRILRRALRYAYKLGVQEPFLYRGIDLVVDIMKRAYPELETSIGFVKSVVKGEEEKFINTLKNAMPVVEEIIHKTLEEGRSSISGAQVFTLYDTYGFPLDMLEDIAREKGLYVDMKGFEEQMELQREKARKHFKITSKEVKPIYAHLKELGKTSQFVGYDQYQAETKVIAIIKDGQMVSELKEGEEGELVLEKTPFYAERGGQVGDKGFIRGEGAYFMVEDTQSPVEGVITHIGKLIKGSLKVMDQVHAIIDRERREDIRRNHTATHLLHAVLRHVLGDHVRQAGSLVSDQYLRFDFTHYEALDWDRLSRIEELVNEHIRQNYEVSVEETDYTKAIKEGAIAIFEEKYSDRVRVITVGEVSKELCGGTHVRRTGDIGYFKIVSESSVGAGVRRIVAKTGRWAVEDAFREHRMLQELSISLGVKQEDIPDAIQRLERQLKEKEKEVARLKELLLEQMVQKQLKEELINGIRLYWGFFEDIDTEDLRNTADRIRSSSENCVVFFITKKGERLSTLLALSKNLVPKLSAKEMIKEVGKVLGGGGGGREDLAQGGGTNLQAVGKAIERLKDLIYISRFTEV, from the coding sequence ATGTTTTCCACCGACGAGATAAGAGAGCTGTTTTTGAGCTTTTTTGAAAAGAAGGGACATGTGCGAGTAAGAAGCGCTCCGCTGGTGCCAGAGTCCGACCCTACTTTGCTCTTTGTAAATGCAGGTATGGTGCCCTTCAAAAATGTTTTCCTGGGTATAGAGAAAAGACCTTACACAAGGGCTGTATCCTGTCAGAAGTGTCTGAGGGTTTCGGGTAAGCACAACGACCTTGAGAGCGTGGGATACACATCAAGGCATCACACCTTTTTTGAGATGCTTGGCAACTTCTCTTTTGGAGATTACTTTAAAAAACAGGCCATAGAGTACGCATGGGAATTTATAACTCAGTATCTTAAGCTTCCTGAGGATAAGCTTTACATAACAGTTTTTGAAGAGGACGAAGAAACTTATCGCATATGGAGAGATGATATAGGGCTTGAAGAGGGTCGCATATGGAAAAGGGGTGAGGAGGATAATTTCTGGCAGATGGGAGATACAGGACCGTGCGGTCCCTCTTCGGAGATACACTTTGACAAAGGTGAAGGTGAAGAAGGAGAAAGATACTTGGAAGTGTGGAACCTGGTGTTTATGCAGTATAACAGGGATGAAAAGGGAAATCTCACCCCACTTCCAAAGCCCAACATAGACACAGGTATGGGACTTGAGCGTATAGCCAGTGTGCTTCAAAAAACAAAAACCAACTACGAGATAGACATCATAAGACCTCTTGTAGCCTTTGGCGAGGAGTTATCCCAAAAAAGATACGGCGAGAGCTTTGAAGTGGATGTAGCCTTGAGAGTTATAGCGGACCATCTAAGAGCCATCACCTTTGCCATAAGCGATGGTGTTCTTCCCTCCAATGTGGGAAGAGGGTATGTTATAAGAAGGATCTTAAGAAGGGCTTTAAGGTACGCATACAAACTCGGTGTGCAAGAGCCATTTCTTTACAGAGGCATTGACCTGGTGGTAGACATTATGAAGAGGGCTTATCCAGAGCTGGAAACCAGCATAGGCTTTGTAAAAAGCGTAGTAAAAGGTGAAGAGGAGAAGTTTATAAACACCTTGAAAAACGCCATGCCTGTAGTGGAAGAGATTATTCATAAGACGCTTGAGGAAGGCAGAAGCTCTATAAGCGGGGCTCAGGTATTTACCCTTTATGACACTTACGGCTTTCCTCTGGACATGCTGGAGGATATAGCAAGAGAGAAAGGGCTTTATGTGGATATGAAAGGCTTTGAAGAACAGATGGAACTTCAAAGAGAAAAGGCAAGAAAACACTTCAAAATTACCTCCAAAGAGGTAAAACCCATTTATGCGCACCTTAAAGAGCTGGGAAAAACTTCCCAGTTTGTGGGATACGACCAGTATCAGGCAGAAACAAAGGTGATAGCCATCATAAAAGACGGGCAGATGGTGTCAGAGCTCAAAGAAGGTGAGGAAGGCGAGCTGGTGCTGGAAAAAACTCCCTTCTATGCGGAAAGGGGAGGACAGGTGGGCGATAAAGGCTTTATAAGAGGAGAGGGGGCTTACTTTATGGTAGAGGACACCCAATCACCTGTGGAGGGCGTAATAACTCACATAGGAAAGCTCATAAAAGGCAGTCTAAAAGTTATGGACCAGGTGCATGCCATCATAGACAGAGAAAGGAGGGAAGACATAAGGAGGAATCATACCGCAACGCATCTGCTTCACGCTGTTTTAAGGCATGTGCTTGGAGATCATGTGCGTCAAGCCGGTTCTCTGGTGAGTGACCAGTATCTTCGCTTTGACTTTACTCACTATGAAGCTCTTGACTGGGATAGGCTCTCAAGAATAGAAGAGCTGGTGAATGAGCACATACGCCAGAACTACGAGGTGAGTGTAGAAGAGACGGATTATACCAAGGCAATAAAAGAGGGTGCCATAGCCATCTTTGAGGAGAAGTATTCGGATAGAGTCAGGGTCATAACGGTAGGTGAGGTGTCAAAGGAGCTGTGCGGTGGAACTCATGTAAGAAGGACTGGGGACATAGGATACTTCAAAATAGTATCTGAGTCTTCGGTAGGTGCTGGAGTAAGGAGGATAGTGGCAAAAACTGGAAGGTGGGCTGTAGAAGATGCCTTTAGAGAGCACAGAATGCTTCAGGAACTTAGCATTAGCCTGGGAGTAAAGCAGGAAGATATCCCCGATGCTATACAGAGACTTGAAAGACAGTTAAAGGAAAAGGAAAAGGAAGTTGCGAGACTAAAAGAACTGCTCCTGGAGCAGATGGTGCAAAAGCAGTTAAAAGAGGAGCTAATAAACGGCATAAGGCTCTATTGGGGATTTTTTGAAGATATAGACACAGAAGACCTCAGAAATACTGCAGACAGGATAAGAAGCTCATCTGAAAACTGCGTGGTGTTTTTTATAACCAAAAAAGGCGAGAGGCTTTCCACGCTGCTGGCTCTGTCTAAGAACCTTGTACCAAAGCTCTCTGCCAAGGAGATGATAAAGGAGGTGGGCAAAGTTTTGGGTGGTGGTGGAGGAGGAAGGGAAGACCTGGCTCAAGGTGGTGGAACCAATCTGCAGGCGGTGGGTAAAGCCATTGAAAGACTGAAGGATTTGATATATATTAGTAGATTTACGGAGGTTTAA
- the rpmE gene encoding 50S ribosomal protein L31, giving the protein MKKGIHPELKPTTFVCGCGNTFTLLSTKGGTVHLEACNLCHPFYTGKLRIKPFYLEMAGSAKEE; this is encoded by the coding sequence ATGAAGAAGGGTATTCATCCGGAGCTAAAACCAACTACCTTTGTGTGCGGTTGCGGAAACACCTTTACTTTACTTTCCACCAAGGGCGGTACTGTGCATCTTGAGGCGTGCAATCTGTGTCATCCCTTTTACACAGGCAAGCTTAGAATAAAGCCCTTTTACCTTGAAATGGCAGGAAGTGCCAAAGAGGAGTGA
- the prfA gene encoding peptide chain release factor 1 has product MLPAQLEEKLEAIEKRYEEIQNRLSSQDVIRDRAQFAKLSKDLKDIGEVVDLYRRYKKVQKDIKEAQELLKSREFEELAKEEIKRLKREEERIEKELKILMLPKDERDSRNVILEIRAGVGGEEAALFVADLLNMYQKYAEERGWKFSILSANRTGLGGYKEVIALIEGVGAYSRLKYESGVHRVQRIPRTESGGRIHTSTATVAVLPEVDETELEINPQDLKIETFRASGAGGQYVNTTETAVRVTHIPTGISVACQDERSQFQNKQKALKILYARLKDFYERQKEEEIAKERKMQVGTGERSEKIRTYNFPQGRVTDHRINLTLYKLHDVLEGKLDEIIEALIQHDIDEKLKAQV; this is encoded by the coding sequence ATGCTCCCTGCGCAGTTGGAAGAGAAGCTGGAGGCTATAGAAAAGAGGTACGAGGAGATCCAAAACCGGCTGAGCTCTCAGGATGTTATAAGGGACAGAGCGCAGTTTGCCAAGCTAAGCAAAGACCTCAAAGACATAGGGGAGGTTGTAGACTTATACAGGCGTTATAAAAAGGTGCAGAAGGACATAAAGGAAGCCCAGGAGCTTTTAAAGTCCAGAGAGTTTGAGGAGCTTGCCAAAGAGGAGATAAAGAGGCTTAAAAGAGAGGAGGAGCGGATAGAAAAAGAGCTAAAAATCCTTATGCTTCCAAAAGACGAGAGAGACTCAAGGAACGTGATCCTTGAGATAAGGGCGGGTGTAGGAGGCGAAGAGGCTGCCCTCTTTGTAGCTGACCTTTTGAATATGTACCAGAAGTACGCCGAGGAGAGAGGCTGGAAGTTTAGCATACTCAGCGCCAACAGGACAGGCTTAGGTGGATACAAAGAAGTGATAGCGCTTATAGAGGGTGTGGGAGCCTACTCAAGACTCAAGTACGAAAGCGGTGTACACAGAGTACAAAGAATCCCTCGTACTGAATCTGGTGGAAGAATACACACATCCACTGCAACTGTGGCGGTTCTTCCAGAGGTGGACGAGACGGAACTTGAGATAAATCCACAGGACCTTAAGATAGAAACCTTCAGAGCCAGCGGTGCTGGTGGACAGTATGTGAATACAACTGAAACTGCGGTGAGGGTCACTCACATACCTACGGGTATAAGCGTAGCGTGTCAGGACGAGAGGTCACAGTTTCAGAACAAGCAGAAAGCTCTGAAGATACTCTATGCCAGACTAAAGGACTTTTACGAAAGGCAAAAGGAAGAAGAGATAGCCAAGGAAAGAAAGATGCAGGTAGGCACAGGCGAGAGGAGCGAAAAGATAAGGACTTACAACTTTCCCCAAGGTAGAGTCACAGACCACAGAATAAACCTAACCCTTTATAAGCTTCATGATGTGCTGGAAGGAAAGCTGGACGAGATCATAGAAGCACTCATACAGCATGACATAGATGAAAAGCTTAAAGCTCAAGTTTGA
- the truB gene encoding tRNA pseudouridine(55) synthase TruB, with product MVPSVILVDKPKGLTSFSVVEGIKKKFKVKVGHTGTLDPLATGLLILLINEATRYAEFFLKLPKEYITTVKFGEITDTYDAEGKVVEKREIKVSCQDVKKVLQSFLGRILQLPPPHSAKRIEGKRAYKLARKGLHVSLKPVEVSVYKAELVDCEMPYAKFVFCVSAGTYIRSLVHDIGLALGCGAYVEELRRTKIGQFDVQRAITYERLMCLDDLYGVSVPVWEALDFIPAIDLDAKSAKTIKNGLFLYLPSCLEEETFVRLYEGKEFIGIGVIKGNRLKAYRLLPQT from the coding sequence ATGGTACCATCCGTAATTCTTGTGGATAAACCCAAAGGCTTGACTTCCTTCAGTGTGGTGGAAGGTATAAAGAAGAAGTTTAAAGTGAAGGTAGGACACACTGGCACTTTAGACCCCTTGGCTACGGGGCTTTTGATACTTCTGATAAACGAAGCTACGAGATACGCAGAGTTTTTCCTCAAGCTTCCCAAAGAGTACATAACCACAGTGAAGTTTGGTGAGATAACAGATACTTACGATGCGGAGGGTAAAGTTGTTGAAAAGAGAGAGATAAAAGTCTCTTGCCAAGATGTAAAAAAGGTTCTGCAAAGCTTTTTGGGAAGGATTCTTCAGCTACCTCCTCCTCACTCCGCCAAGAGGATAGAAGGTAAAAGGGCTTATAAACTTGCAAGGAAGGGCTTGCATGTGTCTCTGAAGCCAGTGGAGGTGTCAGTTTACAAAGCAGAGCTTGTAGATTGTGAAATGCCATACGCCAAGTTTGTATTCTGCGTGTCCGCAGGCACATACATAAGGAGCTTAGTTCATGATATTGGATTGGCGCTTGGGTGTGGAGCTTATGTGGAGGAGCTGAGGAGAACAAAGATAGGGCAGTTTGATGTGCAAAGGGCAATAACCTACGAGAGACTGATGTGTCTGGATGACCTTTACGGTGTGTCCGTGCCTGTGTGGGAAGCTCTTGACTTTATACCGGCTATTGATCTTGATGCCAAAAGTGCCAAAACTATAAAAAACGGTCTGTTTTTATACTTGCCTTCTTGCCTTGAAGAAGAGACCTTCGTGAGATTATACGAGGGTAAAGAATTTATAGGTATTGGCGTGATAAAAGGCAATAGATTGAAGGCTTACAGGCTACTTCCTCAAACTTGA
- a CDS encoding sigma-70 family RNA polymerase sigma factor, with protein sequence MIPDTEQELINQYLKKVAKIPLLTPEEEKEVARRAKEGDQEAFRKLVESNLRFVINIAKQYLGYGLPLSELIAAGNHGLIEAAKRFDPDRGVKFISYAVWWIRQAIMQALSQQTGAVRIPLKQAHVINRIGSIYSRLFRELEREPTPEEVAIEYSKEILSRELERELGRKPTKDEVEQRFKKEGFKISPEEVEKCLQVCRIPLSLDAPVGENEDTFFVDFLSQHGTADVEERIINEVLEKEIGDMLDRLPEKERRVIELRFGLRGEEPRTLREIGDILNISRERVRQLETRALRKLRNMAMKRHLKDFLS encoded by the coding sequence ATGATACCTGACACGGAACAGGAGCTTATAAATCAGTATCTTAAGAAGGTTGCCAAGATACCTCTCCTGACACCCGAAGAGGAAAAGGAGGTAGCCAGAAGGGCTAAAGAGGGTGATCAGGAAGCCTTTAGAAAGCTGGTAGAATCTAACCTAAGGTTTGTTATAAACATAGCTAAGCAGTACTTAGGTTATGGGCTTCCCCTCTCTGAGCTTATAGCCGCAGGGAATCACGGTCTTATTGAAGCCGCAAAGAGGTTCGATCCCGATAGGGGTGTAAAGTTCATATCCTATGCTGTATGGTGGATAAGGCAGGCTATCATGCAAGCACTCTCTCAACAGACAGGTGCGGTAAGAATCCCTCTTAAACAAGCACATGTTATAAACAGGATAGGTAGCATATACAGCAGGCTTTTCAGGGAGCTGGAGAGAGAGCCAACGCCAGAAGAGGTTGCTATAGAATATTCAAAGGAAATCTTATCCAGGGAGCTTGAAAGGGAGCTTGGGAGGAAACCCACAAAAGACGAGGTGGAGCAGAGATTCAAGAAGGAGGGTTTTAAAATAAGCCCAGAAGAGGTGGAAAAGTGCCTTCAAGTGTGCCGCATTCCTCTATCCTTGGATGCGCCGGTGGGTGAGAACGAGGACACCTTTTTCGTTGACTTTTTGAGCCAGCACGGAACTGCAGATGTGGAAGAGAGAATCATCAACGAAGTGCTTGAAAAAGAGATAGGGGACATGCTGGACAGGTTGCCAGAGAAGGAGAGGAGAGTTATAGAGCTCCGTTTTGGACTCCGAGGTGAGGAGCCAAGGACCCTCAGGGAGATTGGAGACATACTCAACATATCCAGAGAAAGGGTAAGACAGCTGGAAACAAGGGCTTTGAGAAAACTTAGAAACATGGCTATGAAAAGACATCTCAAAGACTTTCTCAGCTGA
- a CDS encoding Do family serine endopeptidase — protein sequence MRRLKMLLVPSLVLLSFLLFAGCKAQKVQAETQRTDTAPLVKSNVLSELENELTQIVDKVSPSVVTIFATQEVQMQNPFGEDFPFPFPFQMPPQERRSLGSGVIIEYKNDKFYILTNNHVVQNAKAIKVRFDEHTEKRGRIVGTDPKTDIAVVEVDAKDIKDPQQRVARLGDSDKLKVGQIVIAIGNPYGLERTVTMGVISALKRSIGVTQYESFIQTDAPINPGNSGGPLVNIWGEVIGINTAIVAEGQGLGFAIPINLAKWVADQLIVKGKVTRGWLGVIIQEVTPDMAETVGVKEGVIIAQVMPSSPAEKAGLKVGDIIIAVNNEKVSSVRDLQLRVMKTPPGNELTLTIVRDGKKENIKVKVEAMPEETKVSQVGPQAQDVGLILRDLTPDEERRLGVKGVYVSGVVPGSLAYQSGIRPGDIIMGINNRAVTSRSELIQAIDGARKAGRDKVLLLIRRGDTNLYIVLNLR from the coding sequence ATGAGGAGGTTAAAAATGCTTCTCGTACCATCCTTGGTATTGCTATCCTTTCTTCTCTTTGCTGGCTGTAAGGCTCAGAAGGTTCAAGCAGAAACTCAGCGCACAGATACTGCGCCTCTTGTAAAAAGCAATGTGCTGTCCGAGCTTGAGAATGAGCTGACTCAGATAGTGGATAAGGTGTCTCCTTCCGTTGTCACCATCTTTGCAACTCAAGAGGTTCAGATGCAAAACCCCTTTGGTGAGGATTTTCCCTTTCCTTTCCCCTTCCAGATGCCACCGCAGGAGAGAAGGTCCTTAGGTTCGGGTGTCATCATAGAGTATAAAAATGACAAATTTTACATCCTTACCAACAACCATGTGGTGCAGAATGCAAAAGCCATAAAGGTGAGGTTTGACGAGCACACGGAAAAGAGAGGGAGAATAGTGGGGACAGACCCCAAGACGGACATAGCAGTGGTTGAAGTTGATGCAAAGGATATAAAGGATCCTCAGCAAAGGGTAGCAAGGCTGGGAGACTCTGACAAGCTCAAAGTGGGACAGATCGTCATAGCTATAGGCAATCCCTACGGGCTTGAAAGGACTGTCACTATGGGTGTCATATCAGCCCTCAAAAGGTCCATAGGTGTTACGCAGTATGAGAGCTTCATCCAGACGGATGCACCTATAAACCCCGGAAACTCCGGAGGACCGCTTGTGAACATATGGGGCGAGGTGATAGGTATAAATACTGCCATAGTTGCTGAAGGTCAAGGGCTTGGCTTTGCCATACCTATAAATTTAGCCAAGTGGGTAGCGGACCAGCTTATAGTTAAAGGAAAAGTCACAAGAGGTTGGCTCGGCGTAATCATACAGGAAGTGACGCCAGATATGGCGGAAACTGTAGGTGTTAAAGAGGGTGTAATAATAGCTCAGGTGATGCCGTCAAGCCCTGCAGAAAAGGCTGGGCTAAAGGTGGGAGACATAATCATAGCGGTGAACAACGAGAAAGTCAGCAGTGTAAGGGACCTTCAGCTCAGAGTCATGAAAACACCCCCAGGAAATGAGCTTACGCTAACCATAGTAAGGGACGGAAAGAAGGAGAACATAAAGGTCAAGGTGGAAGCAATGCCTGAAGAGACAAAGGTATCTCAGGTAGGACCTCAAGCTCAGGATGTGGGATTAATCCTTAGAGACCTCACACCTGACGAAGAGAGGCGCTTAGGTGTAAAGGGGGTGTATGTAAGTGGCGTAGTACCGGGAAGCTTAGCTTATCAAAGTGGGATAAGACCCGGAGACATAATAATGGGTATTAATAACAGAGCGGTTACATCAAGGTCTGAGCTCATACAGGCTATAGACGGTGCCAGAAAAGCTGGAAGGGATAAAGTATTGCTTCTCATAAGGAGAGGAGACACAAACCTATACATAGTGTTGAATTTGAGGTAA
- a CDS encoding methyltransferase domain-containing protein, producing the protein MSVLSLRFSRAFETYEEWALPQRKSADLLLSMKRVEGLSLDVGCGTGFASRGLKKVVGVDISKGMAKIYKDRFGKVLLANAEALPFQDKQFHLVISNFSLHWTNLKKSIPEMVRVCRGQMLIALPVEGSLKELGFPFPSESAVLNLVKSEGVKVLESFMQKLEIPFKGWDLLRFFHYTGTSFNPSKEGVIMSRKKIEDMISHIDTPLFSVLFLSCEVKA; encoded by the coding sequence ATGAGCGTTTTATCCCTGAGATTCTCAAGGGCTTTTGAGACATACGAAGAGTGGGCTCTGCCTCAGAGAAAGAGCGCGGATCTTCTTCTTAGCATGAAAAGAGTAGAAGGGCTTTCTCTTGATGTGGGTTGCGGTACAGGGTTTGCCAGCAGGGGTCTTAAAAAAGTGGTGGGTGTGGACATATCAAAGGGTATGGCAAAGATATACAAAGATAGGTTTGGTAAGGTGCTTTTGGCAAATGCCGAGGCTCTTCCCTTCCAAGACAAGCAGTTTCATCTGGTAATTAGCAACTTCTCCCTCCACTGGACTAACTTAAAAAAGAGTATTCCAGAGATGGTAAGAGTTTGCAGAGGGCAGATGCTTATAGCTCTCCCTGTTGAAGGAAGTTTAAAAGAGCTTGGCTTTCCCTTCCCATCGGAGAGTGCTGTTCTTAACCTTGTAAAGTCAGAAGGTGTCAAAGTATTAGAGAGCTTCATGCAAAAGCTTGAAATACCTTTTAAGGGCTGGGACCTTCTTAGGTTTTTCCACTATACAGGCACATCCTTCAATCCTTCAAAAGAAGGTGTTATAATGTCAAGAAAGAAAATAGAAGATATGATATCGCATATTGACACGCCACTCTTTAGTGTGTTATTCTTGTCCTGTGAGGTAAAAGCATGA
- a CDS encoding alpha/beta fold hydrolase — protein sequence MSELFCIHGWGFSSKVFENLNCHGIDLPAHGKSKLTYKNFESLACDVAMRISKPSVLLGWSMGGSLAILIALKFPSKVKGLILIGTTPHFLSSWSEKNVRAFLIRLRREGEEFLRYFRKLAYPFAFEDSINLSVAYRMLEDYVKLDLTKLLPYITQRTVIVQGIDDEIVPFISGLTLYNLIKRSKFITFQGGHFPKRYERFIPEILKGF from the coding sequence TTGAGTGAGCTTTTTTGTATTCACGGTTGGGGATTTTCTTCAAAGGTGTTTGAAAACTTAAACTGCCACGGGATAGACCTTCCCGCTCACGGAAAGTCAAAGCTAACATACAAAAACTTTGAGAGTTTGGCTTGTGATGTGGCTATGAGAATTTCAAAGCCTTCTGTCCTTTTGGGCTGGTCCATGGGAGGCAGTTTAGCTATCCTTATAGCTCTGAAGTTTCCCAGCAAAGTCAAAGGACTTATCCTAATTGGCACAACGCCTCACTTTCTATCCTCTTGGAGTGAAAAGAATGTGAGAGCTTTTCTTATCAGACTAAGAAGAGAGGGGGAGGAGTTTCTGAGATATTTCAGAAAGCTTGCTTACCCTTTTGCCTTTGAGGACAGTATAAACCTTAGCGTGGCTTACAGGATGCTGGAGGACTATGTAAAGCTTGACCTTACTAAGCTTTTACCTTACATCACGCAGAGGACTGTGATAGTGCAAGGTATAGATGATGAGATAGTCCCCTTCATATCTGGACTAACCCTTTACAATCTCATAAAAAGGTCTAAATTTATCACCTTCCAAGGAGGACACTTTCCTAAAAGGTATGAGCGTTTTATCCCTGAGATTCTCAAGGGCTTTTGA
- the mqnC gene encoding cyclic dehypoxanthinyl futalosine synthase, with protein MKAKSINYIEDKVLDGERITQEEALHLLEEAHLTTLGFLANEVRKRFHPDGIVTFVIDRNVNYTNVCVAGCKFCAFQRKVGSPEGYVLDTQEVLKKVEELIQWGGTTLLMQGGLNPDLPLSYYERLIYSIKERFPQVQVHSFSAPEIVYLAKIEKLSIREVLKRLKEAGLDSLPGGGAEVLSSEVRSFLSPGKCTVDEWEQVHRTAHELGMTSTATMMFGHVEKPHHIIEHLERVRRLQDETGGFTAFIPWTFKRGNTQLDHIEEASTLYYLKVLALSRIYLDNFKNIQSSHVTQTMQVGTVGLHFGANDMGSVMIEENVISSTSYKVNIPKVEDMVEAIRSAGFVPAQRDTYYRVIRTFE; from the coding sequence ATGAAAGCCAAAAGTATCAATTACATAGAGGACAAGGTTCTTGACGGAGAGAGGATAACTCAGGAAGAAGCCCTTCATCTTCTGGAAGAAGCTCATCTTACAACTCTGGGTTTTTTAGCCAACGAAGTAAGAAAGCGCTTTCATCCCGACGGTATAGTAACTTTTGTGATAGACAGAAATGTTAACTACACCAATGTGTGCGTGGCTGGGTGTAAGTTCTGCGCCTTTCAAAGAAAGGTGGGTTCTCCAGAGGGCTATGTGCTTGATACCCAAGAGGTGCTAAAGAAGGTGGAGGAGCTAATCCAGTGGGGTGGTACCACCCTTCTCATGCAGGGAGGATTAAACCCTGACCTTCCTTTGAGTTATTACGAAAGGCTTATTTATTCCATAAAGGAGCGCTTCCCACAGGTGCAGGTCCATTCTTTTTCCGCTCCCGAGATAGTATATCTGGCAAAAATAGAAAAGCTAAGCATAAGGGAAGTGCTAAAGAGACTCAAAGAGGCGGGGCTTGATTCTTTACCCGGTGGTGGTGCAGAAGTGCTGTCTTCGGAGGTGAGAAGCTTCTTAAGCCCAGGCAAATGCACGGTTGATGAGTGGGAGCAGGTGCATAGAACGGCTCACGAGCTTGGCATGACCTCCACCGCTACTATGATGTTTGGGCATGTAGAAAAACCTCATCACATAATCGAACACTTAGAGAGAGTGAGACGCCTTCAGGACGAGACGGGAGGCTTTACAGCCTTTATACCCTGGACCTTCAAAAGGGGAAACACTCAGCTTGACCACATAGAGGAAGCTTCCACTCTTTACTACCTTAAGGTGCTTGCCCTCTCAAGAATATACCTTGACAACTTTAAAAACATCCAAAGCTCCCATGTAACGCAGACCATGCAGGTAGGCACTGTGGGACTTCACTTTGGTGCCAATGATATGGGAAGTGTTATGATAGAAGAGAATGTTATATCTTCCACATCTTACAAGGTGAACATACCCAAAGTGGAAGACATGGTAGAAGCCATAAGAAGTGCCGGCTTTGTACCAGCGCAGAGGGACACTTACTATAGAGTGATCAGGACCTTTGAGTGA